Part of the Desulforegulaceae bacterium genome is shown below.
ACAACCATTTTGCTTTTCGTGATTGTAATTTTTTTTATTTTCCTTCCCCATATAGAAAAAAGTTTTGTTTTAAGAAAAAAAGAAATGATAAAAGAACTTACAGAAACTGTGTGGAGTCTTGTTGAAAGCTATAGGGAGCGTGAACTTTCAGGAGAATTAAGCACAGATGAAGCAAAACTCCGTGCAGTTTTAAGAATTGGAAAGCTCCGTTATGGGCCAGAATTAAAAGATTGTTTCTGGATTACAGATACAACACCCAGGATAATTTTGCATCCCTATCATCCTGATATTCAAAATAAAAAAATTGCTGATATAGAAGATGAACAGATTAAAAATTTGTTTTTAAAATTTAATCAGGTTGTTAAGGAAAAAGGCTTTGGCTACATTGATTATCATTGGCAATGGAAAGATCAGCCTGGAAAAATTTCTCCCAAAACATCTTATACTAAAATCTTTGAACCCTGGGGCTGGATTGTAGGCACAGGAATGTATACTAATGATATTTATTCTGAAATAAATGCCATTAGAAACAAGCTTCTAGCTGTTTCAATTGGAATTTTGGGTCTTGTTCTTAGTCTTTCCCTTTATTCAATCAGGCAGACAATGAAAATGGATCGGGAATTGATCAAAACTTTTTTTGAACGCCAAAAACTTATGGAGTCTTTAAAAGAAAGTAAGGAAAGGTTTCGCAGTCTTTTGGAAACCACAAGTGACTGGATATGGGAAAGTGATGAAAAAGGCAGATTTACCTACTCCAGTCCAAGGGCAGAGGATTTGTTTGGCCTGCCAAGCGACGAAACAAAGGGCAAAACCATAATTGACTTTGTTCCTTTGGTTTTAAAAAGTGTTTACAAGGAGCCTTATGAGGAACTGATTAGTTTACAAAAACCATTTAAGGGATTTGAGGTTACCTGTCTTGGGAAAAACCGGCAAAATATTGTTTTGGAAATAAATGCTGTTCCAGTTTTTTCAGAAAAAGGCGAAATTTTGGGCTATAGAGGGGTTACCAGGGATATCAGTGTTCGTAAAATGGCAATGGAAGCTCTTAAAAAAAGCAGGGATCGCCTTCATTCCAATCTTGAGGAAACAGTTAAATCTCTTGTAGCAGCAGAGGAAAAACGGGATCCTTATACAGCAGGTCATCAAGAACGAGTTGATAAGCTTGCCTGTGCAATTGCAAGGGAGCTTGGACTTCCTGAAAAACAGATTGAAGGACTCCATTTTGCAGCTCTTTTACATGATATAGGAAAAATTGCCCTTCCATCAGAATTTTTGTCAAAGCCGACTTTATTGTCATCCCAGGAACAGGAAATTATAAAATGCCATGCTGAAATAGGCTATGATATATTAAAAAATATCAATTTCCCATGGCCTGTGGCAGAAATTGTTTATCAGCACCACGAACTTCTTGACGGCTCGGGTTATCCACGAGGACTTAAAGATGAAGAAATACTTTTGGAGGCCAAAATCCTTACAGTTGCCGATGTGGTTGAGGCAATGTCATCCCACCGACCTTATAGGCCCTCCCTTGGAGTTGAGGCATCTCTTAACCAAATTCGCAAAGGAAGAGGTGTGAAGTATCATGGGCCAAGTGTTGATGCCTGTTTAAAACTTATTCTTGAAAAAGGTTTTGATCTGGTGGGAGAAAAGCATGTGGATTTGCATAGCTGATAAGTTTTATAAGTTAAATATTAAAAAATGGAAATATAAATGAATGGACAATTAAGAGATAATATAAAACCCGGAGCAAGTGTAAATATTGTATTAAAAAAAGATCAGAGAAAAGGCACTCTTACCAAGGGAATTGTTAGGGATATTTTGACAAAATCAAAAAAACATTCCCATGGAATAAAGGTCAGGCTTGAAGACGGTCAGGTGGGAAGAGTAAAAGAAGTTTTTGATTAAGGAATTTTTTGATTACGATTGATAGCTTGCTAAATATTACCAGCGTTTTCATAGGTTGAAACAGTTTTTAAGTTTTTAAAAAAGGTTAAATAAATGCCGTATAAAATCATACGGCATAAGCTTTATGCCTGAGTTAATTAAAGGTTTTGTATTTAAAAATATTAAACGCTTAATTCAGGCTTTAATTTTGGGTTATAAATTCCCTTTAAGTCCAATTTCATCAGCTATAGTTTTCATTGCTTCAATTGTTTCTGACATAAGTTCGCCCAGGTCAATTTCAAGCATTTTTGCCCCTTTTTCAATTGTACTTCTGTTCACTCCAGCTGCAAAGCTTTTGTCCTTCCACTTTTTTTTAACGGACTTGAGCT
Proteins encoded:
- a CDS encoding cache domain-containing protein, with product MPVKKFIKFSNNTSFRIALPAITTILLFVIVIFFIFLPHIEKSFVLRKKEMIKELTETVWSLVESYRERELSGELSTDEAKLRAVLRIGKLRYGPELKDCFWITDTTPRIILHPYHPDIQNKKIADIEDEQIKNLFLKFNQVVKEKGFGYIDYHWQWKDQPGKISPKTSYTKIFEPWGWIVGTGMYTNDIYSEINAIRNKLLAVSIGILGLVLSLSLYSIRQTMKMDRELIKTFFERQKLMESLKESKERFRSLLETTSDWIWESDEKGRFTYSSPRAEDLFGLPSDETKGKTIIDFVPLVLKSVYKEPYEELISLQKPFKGFEVTCLGKNRQNIVLEINAVPVFSEKGEILGYRGVTRDISVRKMAMEALKKSRDRLHSNLEETVKSLVAAEEKRDPYTAGHQERVDKLACAIARELGLPEKQIEGLHFAALLHDIGKIALPSEFLSKPTLLSSQEQEIIKCHAEIGYDILKNINFPWPVAEIVYQHHELLDGSGYPRGLKDEEILLEAKILTVADVVEAMSSHRPYRPSLGVEASLNQIRKGRGVKYHGPSVDACLKLILEKGFDLVGEKHVDLHS
- a CDS encoding YwbE family protein, with protein sequence MNGQLRDNIKPGASVNIVLKKDQRKGTLTKGIVRDILTKSKKHSHGIKVRLEDGQVGRVKEVFD